The Bacillus sp. (in: firmicutes) genome includes a window with the following:
- a CDS encoding recombinase family protein, with product MIFGYARVSTQDQKLEMQIDALEKYGCWRIFEEKITGTRKDRPQLEEMFNYLRPGDKVVVYKLDRISRSTKHLIELMEYFQQNQIDFVSIHENIDTSTAMGKFIFKIMASIAELDRDIISERTKSGLEAARARGRNGGRPKKSPKKLEMAYRMYDSKEYSIKEISEATGIGKTTFYRYLNERKEAAIN from the coding sequence ATGATTTTCGGCTATGCCCGCGTTAGCACCCAAGACCAAAAACTAGAAATGCAGATCGATGCACTAGAAAAGTACGGATGTTGGCGAATTTTCGAAGAAAAGATAACAGGAACGCGCAAAGATCGCCCCCAGCTGGAGGAAATGTTTAACTACCTTCGACCTGGTGACAAAGTTGTAGTTTATAAGTTGGATCGCATAAGTAGAAGCACGAAACATTTAATAGAGTTGATGGAATATTTTCAGCAAAACCAAATTGACTTTGTATCAATACACGAAAATATTGATACTTCAACGGCTATGGGTAAATTTATTTTTAAAATAATGGCTAGTATTGCCGAATTAGATAGAGATATTATCAGTGAGCGTACAAAAAGCGGTCTGGAAGCTGCAAGAGCTAGAGGAAGGAATGGTGGGCGACCTAAAAAGAGTCCTAAAAAACTTGAAATGGCATACAGAATGTACGATAGTAAAGAATATTCTATTAAAGAAATATCTGAAGCTACTGGAATCGGGAAAACCACGTTTTACAGATATTTAAACGAAAGAAAAGAGGCTGCTATAAACTAG